Proteins from a genomic interval of Lacticaseibacillus pabuli:
- a CDS encoding adenylosuccinate synthase translates to MGTVVIVGTQWGDEGKGKITDFMSRGAKITSRYQGGDNAGHTIHANGQVYKLQLVPSGILYPEQLSVIGNGVVVNPKSLVEELGRLHEQGVTGDNLRISDRAQVILPYHILLDKLQEAAKGDGKIGTTGHGIGPAYMDKAGRVGIRFADLLEKDTFADKLKTNLAEKNIQLTKVYDHEPLNFADIFDEYYQYGQELAKYVVDTSVVLNDAIDNGENVLFEGAQGIMLDIDQGTYPFVTSSNPAGGVSTGTGVGASRIDRVVGVAKAYTSRVGDGPFPTELNNATGDFIRNAGHEFGTVTGRPRRIGWFDAVVVNHAKRVAGVTDLCINSIDVLTGLDTLRICTAYEKPDGEIIKRFPASLKELADCKPVYEDMPGWTEDITGAKTLADLPEAARNYTKRIAELIGVDLLTFSVGPDRDQTNVLQNIWDK, encoded by the coding sequence ATGGGTACAGTAGTAATCGTTGGGACACAGTGGGGCGACGAAGGTAAGGGTAAGATTACCGACTTCATGAGCCGCGGCGCCAAAATCACGTCACGTTACCAGGGCGGTGACAACGCGGGCCACACGATTCACGCAAACGGTCAGGTCTACAAGTTGCAGCTGGTACCATCCGGCATTCTTTACCCCGAACAGCTGTCTGTTATCGGCAACGGTGTGGTGGTGAACCCGAAGAGCCTGGTTGAAGAACTCGGCCGTCTGCATGAGCAGGGCGTGACGGGTGACAACCTGCGGATCAGCGATCGTGCGCAGGTCATCCTGCCTTACCACATCCTGCTGGACAAGCTCCAGGAAGCCGCAAAGGGTGACGGCAAGATTGGGACGACTGGTCACGGGATCGGCCCAGCCTACATGGACAAGGCTGGTCGTGTTGGCATTCGCTTTGCGGATCTGCTCGAAAAGGACACTTTTGCCGACAAGCTCAAGACCAACCTGGCTGAAAAGAACATCCAGCTGACGAAGGTATACGACCACGAGCCCTTGAACTTCGCCGATATTTTCGACGAATACTACCAGTACGGGCAGGAACTCGCGAAGTACGTTGTGGATACCTCTGTTGTGCTGAATGATGCCATCGATAACGGCGAGAACGTGCTCTTTGAAGGTGCGCAGGGCATCATGCTGGATATCGACCAGGGGACCTACCCATTCGTCACCTCTTCCAACCCAGCTGGTGGGGTCTCGACCGGTACCGGTGTCGGTGCTTCCCGCATCGACCGCGTCGTTGGTGTGGCCAAGGCTTACACGTCCCGCGTTGGGGATGGCCCATTCCCAACCGAGCTGAACAACGCAACGGGTGACTTTATCCGTAACGCCGGTCATGAATTTGGAACCGTCACGGGTCGCCCACGCCGCATTGGCTGGTTTGACGCCGTTGTGGTGAACCACGCCAAGCGCGTTGCCGGCGTAACCGACCTGTGCATCAACTCGATTGATGTGCTGACCGGCCTCGACACCTTGCGCATCTGCACGGCCTACGAGAAGCCAGATGGTGAAATCATCAAGCGGTTCCCCGCATCCCTGAAGGAACTGGCCGACTGCAAGCCAGTTTACGAAGACATGCCGGGCTGGACGGAAGACATCACGGGTGCCAAGACGCTGGCTGACCTGCCAGAAGCTGCCCGGAACTACACCAAGCGAATTGCTGAGCTCATCGGCGTGGACCTGCTGACCTTCAGTGTCGGTCCAGATCGCGACCAGACGAACGTTTTGCAAAACATTTGGGATAAGTAA
- a CDS encoding response regulator transcription factor, which yields MQKIVIVEDDQVIAQTIGQYLAQWGFETATISDFAHVDTAVATAKPNLVLMDIKLPFFNGFHWLQSIRRVSAVPVIFLTSASDDTNLVMAMNMGADDFLTKPIELPVLLAKIQGLLRRTYEYQTSQDGVYTSGPFTLQSLDNRVTSDGTAIDLSPTETRILRLLFASPGQVVSREDIITRLWENDAFVDQNTLAVTMTRLRQKVSGIGLDKAIQTVRGQGFRLGADVDA from the coding sequence ATGCAGAAGATAGTTATCGTGGAAGACGACCAGGTGATTGCACAGACGATAGGTCAATACCTCGCGCAATGGGGGTTCGAAACGGCCACCATCAGCGATTTTGCGCACGTCGATACCGCGGTGGCGACGGCTAAACCGAACCTGGTGCTCATGGACATCAAACTTCCCTTCTTCAACGGCTTCCACTGGCTGCAAAGCATTCGCCGGGTCTCGGCTGTGCCAGTGATTTTCCTGACCAGCGCGAGTGACGACACGAACCTGGTGATGGCCATGAACATGGGCGCCGACGACTTTCTGACCAAGCCAATCGAGTTGCCGGTCCTGCTTGCCAAGATCCAGGGCCTGCTGCGGCGGACCTACGAATACCAGACCAGCCAGGACGGTGTTTACACCAGCGGCCCGTTCACCCTCCAATCACTGGACAATCGCGTCACCAGCGACGGTACCGCCATCGACCTATCGCCAACCGAAACGCGCATCTTGCGGCTGCTCTTTGCATCGCCGGGTCAGGTGGTGAGCCGTGAAGACATCATCACCCGGCTCTGGGAAAACGACGCCTTTGTGGATCAGAATACGCTCGCAGTGACGATGACGCGGTTGCGCCAGAAAGTCAGCGGCATTGGCCTGGATAAGGCTATCCAAACCGTGCGCGGGCAAGGCTTCCGATTGGGGGCTGACGTGGATGCGTAA
- a CDS encoding TMEM175 family protein gives MSKDRLNAISDGVFAILLTILILEFKPETIRPGTLGMNLVHQWPLMVMYLLSYFYVGTSWLFHHDYFQYVERTNRTLNILNLVVLFAVTLINYAMVLVIEALTNGNNADIRVAFIAYDLVAIFISAAFLILYRYLERHPELNALKGIKTHYNRIRMDPARSVAIYVLSIVASFFSVVAAGLLLIAGVIFHFAANLRFSKVVHTGFVQKHKIKEGHEEI, from the coding sequence ATGTCAAAAGATCGACTCAATGCGATTAGTGATGGTGTTTTCGCCATCCTGCTGACCATCTTGATTCTGGAATTCAAACCCGAAACTATTCGGCCAGGGACACTGGGGATGAACCTGGTGCACCAGTGGCCGCTCATGGTGATGTACTTGCTTTCCTACTTCTACGTGGGCACGAGCTGGCTGTTCCACCACGACTACTTTCAGTACGTCGAGCGGACCAACCGGACGCTCAACATCCTGAACCTGGTCGTCCTGTTCGCCGTCACCCTGATTAACTATGCCATGGTGCTCGTCATCGAGGCCCTGACCAACGGCAACAACGCCGACATTCGCGTGGCGTTCATTGCTTATGACCTCGTCGCCATTTTCATCTCCGCCGCGTTCCTGATTTTGTACCGGTACCTGGAGCGTCACCCCGAGCTCAACGCGCTGAAGGGTATCAAGACGCACTACAACCGGATTCGCATGGACCCCGCGCGCAGTGTCGCCATCTACGTCCTCTCCATCGTCGCCTCGTTCTTCTCCGTCGTGGCGGCGGGACTGCTGCTAATCGCCGGCGTTATTTTCCATTTCGCCGCGAACCTGCGTTTCAGCAAGGTCGTGCACACCGGTTTCGTGCAAAAGCACAAGATTAAGGAAGGACACGAAGAAATTTAG
- a CDS encoding sensor histidine kinase, giving the protein MRNLRAYLHSRLLVWGLLLIGYGVLASVLLLEDASLTILADTAVFTAACMIPLLAVDAARWLRQLRDLQRLGPSDTLADLPPVHNAQAREYLRLLTAKEHERQDAVMRAQTQTKNISDQFALWSHQMKTPLAALDLLMQVEPVDRKTARTEIASINRYVKMMLTFVKLSDVNTDLVFTKMPLKPLVTKTVRQLATLFIGRNLTVTVNALPTVISDSQWLGFILEQLLTNAAKYTNQGGVTVGWQGDALTITDTGIGIMASDLPRLFEPGYSGYNGRATEKASGLGLYMSKTIADRMGLKLTVTSQVGQGTTVAVHFAQQQWRTE; this is encoded by the coding sequence ATGCGTAATTTGCGTGCCTACTTGCACAGCCGCCTGCTGGTGTGGGGGCTGTTGCTCATCGGCTACGGCGTCCTCGCGTCTGTGCTCCTGCTGGAAGACGCCAGTTTAACCATTCTGGCCGACACCGCAGTATTTACAGCTGCCTGCATGATACCGCTACTGGCCGTCGACGCTGCGCGCTGGCTCCGGCAACTGCGCGACCTGCAGCGTCTGGGCCCCTCCGACACGCTGGCCGACTTGCCGCCGGTGCACAACGCCCAGGCACGGGAATACTTGCGTCTGCTCACCGCCAAGGAGCACGAGCGCCAGGACGCCGTCATGCGGGCCCAGACGCAGACCAAGAACATCAGCGACCAGTTTGCGCTCTGGAGTCATCAGATGAAGACACCCCTCGCCGCGTTAGACCTGCTGATGCAAGTGGAACCCGTCGACCGCAAGACCGCGCGCACCGAGATTGCGAGCATTAACCGTTACGTCAAAATGATGCTCACCTTCGTCAAACTCAGCGACGTGAATACGGACCTTGTGTTCACCAAGATGCCGCTCAAGCCCCTGGTAACCAAGACGGTGCGCCAACTTGCTACCTTATTCATCGGCCGCAATCTAACGGTCACGGTCAATGCACTACCCACCGTCATCAGCGATAGTCAGTGGCTCGGCTTTATCCTGGAGCAACTGCTGACTAACGCCGCGAAGTACACCAATCAAGGCGGCGTCACGGTTGGCTGGCAGGGCGATGCGCTCACCATTACGGACACAGGGATTGGCATCATGGCCAGCGACCTCCCCCGCCTGTTTGAGCCCGGCTACTCTGGCTACAACGGCCGGGCCACCGAAAAAGCGAGCGGTCTCGGCCTGTATATGAGCAAAACCATTGCCGACCGGATGGGACTCAAGCTCACGGTCACGTCACAGGTTGGTCAGGGTACCACGGTTGCCGTCCACTTTGCCCAGCAGCAATGGCGCACAGAATGA
- a CDS encoding DNA/RNA non-specific endonuclease → MNNIIKRVLLATAVLTLGVSATACGQSEAKPAKVKVVRKYDRQPAHQATRIEKSNTRRENELTTARADLNKREAEYAKQTGHGDVAKAATDDAALAKLNYSGQQEITVNDNKPGFSAADLSTAKGAWEAYSNLDSLNRAVAGNALLNVSLMPTVKRTGQTWDPTGWHNRKTRTGWLYNRSHLIGFQLSGENNNPKNLMTGTRSLNSPLMLVHEDDIAYYLKQSDKHYIRYEVRPVYRGNELVARGVHMRAQSVGDNNVSFNVYIFNVEDGYTINYSDGTSTTN, encoded by the coding sequence ATGAACAACATCATAAAACGGGTGTTACTCGCAACCGCCGTCCTCACCCTTGGCGTCAGTGCGACCGCGTGCGGGCAATCTGAAGCCAAGCCGGCCAAGGTCAAGGTGGTTCGCAAATACGACCGCCAGCCAGCCCACCAAGCGACGCGCATTGAGAAAAGCAACACTCGCCGCGAGAATGAACTGACCACCGCCCGCGCCGATTTGAACAAACGCGAAGCCGAGTATGCTAAGCAAACCGGCCACGGCGATGTCGCCAAGGCAGCGACGGATGATGCCGCGCTCGCCAAGCTGAACTACAGCGGGCAACAGGAAATTACCGTCAATGATAATAAACCGGGCTTTTCTGCCGCAGATTTGAGTACTGCCAAGGGTGCCTGGGAGGCCTACAGCAACCTCGACTCGCTCAACCGCGCCGTGGCGGGTAACGCCCTACTGAACGTTTCGCTCATGCCCACCGTCAAGCGCACGGGCCAAACCTGGGATCCGACTGGATGGCATAACCGCAAGACGCGGACGGGCTGGCTGTATAACCGCAGCCACCTGATTGGCTTTCAGTTGTCAGGCGAAAACAATAACCCAAAGAACCTGATGACTGGAACGCGTAGTCTGAACAGTCCGCTCATGCTTGTGCACGAGGACGACATTGCTTACTACCTCAAGCAGAGCGACAAGCATTACATCCGCTATGAGGTACGCCCAGTTTACCGAGGCAATGAGCTCGTGGCGCGCGGGGTACACATGCGCGCCCAGTCCGTCGGCGACAATAACGTGAGCTTCAACGTCTACATCTTTAACGTTGAGGACGGCTACACCATTAATTACAGTGATGGCACCAGCACCACCAATTAA
- a CDS encoding ABC transporter ATP-binding protein, whose product MSTLLELNQVAKTYHTRFSANTVNALRDVSFEVDRGDYVAIMGESGSGKSTLLNLIATLDKPTAGTIKLGDQELSRIPERRAAKFRREHLGFVFQDFNLLDTFNVFDNIALPLVLNRVSVGKIEQRVNAIAPQLGIDTMLAKYPYELSGGQQQRVAAARALVTEPELLLADEPTGALDSRTADEMLKLFASLNANGQTILMVTHSAVAASHAKRVLFIRDGRIFHQLYRGDLDNDGLLEKISDTMTAMLTGNGQEAE is encoded by the coding sequence ATGAGTACCCTACTAGAATTAAACCAAGTTGCCAAAACCTACCACACACGCTTTAGTGCCAACACCGTTAACGCCCTGCGCGACGTGTCCTTTGAAGTCGACCGTGGCGATTACGTCGCCATTATGGGTGAATCCGGGTCGGGGAAGAGCACACTGCTCAACTTGATAGCGACCCTCGACAAACCCACTGCCGGCACCATTAAGTTAGGTGATCAAGAACTCAGCCGCATCCCCGAACGCCGCGCCGCCAAGTTCCGCCGCGAACACCTCGGCTTCGTGTTCCAGGATTTTAACCTGCTGGACACGTTCAACGTGTTCGACAACATTGCGCTCCCACTCGTGCTGAACCGCGTGAGTGTGGGCAAAATCGAACAGCGTGTCAACGCCATTGCACCACAGCTCGGAATCGACACGATGCTCGCCAAATATCCGTACGAGCTCTCCGGTGGTCAGCAGCAACGTGTGGCCGCAGCCCGCGCGCTCGTCACCGAGCCTGAGCTTCTGCTCGCAGATGAACCAACCGGCGCGCTGGATTCTCGAACGGCAGACGAAATGCTCAAACTTTTCGCCAGCCTGAACGCGAATGGCCAGACCATCCTCATGGTCACCCACTCCGCTGTGGCGGCTAGCCACGCCAAACGTGTGCTGTTCATCCGCGATGGCCGTATTTTCCACCAGCTATACCGTGGGGATCTCGACAACGATGGCTTACTGGAGAAAATTTCGGACACCATGACGGCCATGCTGACGGGTAATGGACAGGAGGCGGAGTAA
- a CDS encoding FtsX-like permease family protein, which yields MFYLRLAANNIRANKRIFVPFLIATTFLTVMNVVMMTSYFSANSMFQQSSDSTQAAAAQLFMFGAMLMAGFSVIIAWYANSFLLKQRTRQLATYNVIGFGKMGLWRMVTGELFLSFIVTVVLGSVFGAAFSRLTYLLLRKILYLPQSLNFGINPVPILLTIVLMLAIFIWLLILDSIWLARHRPIEMLRDASAGEREPKTRWLMLIFGILTLGAGYTIAIAITKPLAAFQYFLIAVALVIVGTYALFIAGSVFIFKWLRKRKHYYYQPAHFINTSNMIHRMRQNGTGLASIAVLATMTLVTLATTFTLYAGVDQIVKIENPADVSYMLWMKQGKPVHEKAVNQFVAQAAAKHHVTLNKRTTIIKEGTQPTVVIQNRIRKATNADYVRLTGPADGMSSTDFLTFEHYKLIRPNAKALAANEVLFATSNPQRPHTLHFGKLTYHVRSVKMLPYVSQNPANPTSLLVFANVQQLLRATDQIGIKTTKQEQPLFAQTFVYLDVSGTQKNQRAFTTALQKSRLATKGQLNMPISRATSRLAVLQWMSSFLFMGILLGLMFIMSTALILYYKQISEGLADVKRYAVLQQVGLSRDEVKRTINSQLLTLFYVPLVVAAIHTFVAAPFVHRILTMFGLSNGRFYLEVIGGTLAVFALVYILIYRATSNVYFRIVSGAKRQ from the coding sequence ATGTTCTACTTACGCCTCGCCGCGAACAATATTCGCGCCAATAAACGCATCTTCGTGCCGTTTCTCATCGCGACCACGTTCCTCACCGTGATGAACGTGGTCATGATGACCTCTTATTTTAGCGCAAACAGCATGTTTCAGCAGTCGAGCGACAGTACGCAAGCGGCTGCAGCACAACTGTTCATGTTCGGTGCCATGCTGATGGCAGGCTTTTCCGTCATCATCGCGTGGTACGCCAACAGTTTTCTGCTCAAGCAGCGTACCAGACAGTTAGCAACCTACAATGTCATCGGCTTCGGTAAAATGGGGCTGTGGCGCATGGTCACCGGTGAATTATTCCTATCATTTATCGTGACCGTCGTGCTTGGCAGTGTGTTTGGCGCAGCCTTTTCGCGTTTGACTTACTTGTTGTTGCGCAAAATCCTGTACCTGCCGCAGTCTTTGAATTTCGGAATTAATCCCGTGCCAATTCTGTTGACCATCGTCCTCATGTTGGCCATCTTCATCTGGTTACTAATCCTCGACAGCATCTGGCTTGCCCGGCACCGCCCAATTGAAATGCTCCGCGATGCGAGCGCCGGCGAACGCGAACCCAAGACCCGCTGGTTGATGCTGATTTTCGGTATTCTCACACTCGGTGCGGGTTACACCATCGCCATCGCGATAACGAAGCCACTCGCTGCCTTCCAATACTTCCTCATTGCCGTCGCCCTCGTCATTGTCGGTACCTACGCCCTGTTCATTGCAGGCTCCGTCTTCATTTTCAAGTGGCTACGCAAGCGAAAACATTACTACTACCAGCCCGCGCACTTCATCAACACGTCGAACATGATTCACCGCATGCGCCAAAATGGGACCGGACTGGCCTCGATTGCCGTTCTCGCCACGATGACACTGGTGACTCTCGCCACGACGTTCACCCTTTACGCCGGCGTAGACCAGATTGTGAAGATTGAAAATCCAGCCGACGTCAGTTACATGCTGTGGATGAAGCAAGGCAAACCGGTTCACGAGAAGGCCGTTAACCAGTTTGTCGCGCAAGCCGCGGCCAAGCACCACGTCACGCTCAACAAACGCACAACGATCATTAAAGAGGGTACCCAGCCAACCGTTGTGATCCAGAACCGGATTCGTAAAGCCACAAACGCTGATTACGTGCGCCTCACTGGACCAGCGGACGGTATGAGTTCAACGGATTTCCTGACGTTTGAACACTACAAGCTGATCCGACCGAATGCGAAGGCCCTAGCAGCAAATGAAGTGCTCTTCGCCACCTCGAACCCGCAACGGCCGCATACCTTACATTTCGGCAAACTCACTTACCACGTCCGGTCGGTCAAGATGCTGCCATACGTGTCCCAAAATCCTGCAAATCCGACGAGCCTGCTGGTCTTTGCCAATGTCCAGCAACTGCTCCGGGCCACGGACCAGATTGGCATCAAGACCACTAAGCAGGAACAACCGCTCTTTGCGCAGACCTTTGTCTACCTCGACGTGAGCGGTACGCAAAAGAACCAGCGCGCCTTCACCACGGCCTTGCAAAAGAGTCGCCTTGCCACCAAGGGACAGCTCAACATGCCCATCTCGCGCGCGACGTCACGCCTGGCAGTCCTGCAGTGGATGAGTTCATTTCTCTTCATGGGCATCCTGCTCGGGCTGATGTTCATTATGTCCACGGCACTAATCCTGTACTACAAGCAAATTTCGGAAGGTCTCGCCGACGTCAAACGCTACGCCGTCCTGCAGCAAGTCGGCCTGAGCCGTGATGAGGTGAAGCGCACGATTAACAGTCAGTTACTGACGCTGTTCTACGTGCCACTCGTTGTTGCCGCCATCCACACCTTCGTTGCCGCACCGTTCGTCCACCGCATTCTGACGATGTTCGGTCTCAGTAACGGCCGTTTCTACCTAGAAGTCATCGGCGGCACCCTCGCCGTTTTCGCCCTCGTCTACATCCTGATTTACCGGGCAACGAGTAACGTTTACTTCCGAATTGTCTCGGGAGCCAAGCGTCAATAA